CTTGGAGTATAAATGATTACTTAGGTTTAGCTAATCATCCAGAAGTTATAAAAGCCGATGCTGCGGCTGCTGCAGAACACGGTATGGCATACCCAATGGGTGCCAGAATGATGTCTGGGCATACACAATTTCATGAGCAATTAGAACAAGAATGTGCGAAGTTCGTTCATAAGGAAGCTGCATATTTAGTTAATTTCGGTTACCAAGGAATGGTATCTGCGATAGATGCTTTAGTTACTAAACATGATGTTATTGTTTATGACATGGATACACATGCCTGTATTATTGATGGTGTGCGTTTACATGCAGGTAAGCGTTTTGTTTACAAACATAATGATGTAGAGAGTTTAGAAAAAAACTTAAAAAGAGCAACTAAAATGGCTACTGAAAACGGCGGTGGAATTTTAGTAATATCAGAAGGTGTTTTTGGTATGCGGGGCGAACAAGGTAAATTAAAAGAAATTGTTGCTCTTAAGGAAAAATATAATTTTAGATTTTTAGTAGATGATGCTCACGGATTCGGAACCTTAGGTGAAGGTGGAAGAGGAGCGGGTGTAGAGCAAGGTGTTCAAGATGGTATTGATGTTTATTTTGCGACTTTCGCAAAATCTATGGCTGGTATTGGAGCATTTTTCGCTGCTGATAAAGATATTATACAGTACTTAAAATACAATATGCGTTCGCAAATGTTTGCAAAATCATTACCTATGGTTATGGTTAAAGGAGCATTAAAACGTTTGGATATGTTACGTACCATGCCTGAGTTGAAAGAAAAACTTTGGGAAAATGTAAATGCATTACAGTCAGGTTTAAAAGAAAATGGATTTGATATTGGTAACACAAATACCTGTGTAACACCAGTCTTTTTAGAAGGTGATATACCAGAAGCAATGGCTATGGTAAATGATTTGAGAGAAAATCATGGTATTTTCTGTTCTATTGTGGTCTACCCAGTAATTCCAAAAGGAATGATTTTATTAAGAATGATTCCAACTGCAGCTCATACTTTAGACGATGTAAAAGCGACAATAATTGCATTTTCTGAGATTAGAGATAAACTAAAACAAGGTGTTTATAAGAAAATTGCCGAAGCAATGCTCGGATAATAATATACATTTTAGAAAATATAAAATCCCAAATTCTAATTCTTAGAGTTTGGGATTTTTTTGTTTATGAGTATTTTCTTTATAAATTGAACCTTTAAAATTCAAAGAGATCTAATCAATGGCATACGATGAGCATTTAGGTGAACGAATCAATGAAATATTGAAAACTAAAAACGTTTCATTTAATAGTAAAAAAATGATGGGTGGCTTAATTTTTATGGTCAACGAAAAAATGACATGCGGTATCCATATAGATAAGAAATATGGAGATAGTTTGTTGATGGCTAAAATTGGTATGGAAGCTTATGAAGAAGAAATTAAAAAAGAGGTATGTCTACCAATGGACTTTACGGGAAGACCAATGAAAGGGTATATTTTTATAACTCCAAGTGGTTTTGATCTGGATGCTGATTTAGAATATTGGATTGATAAAGCTTTAGATTTTAATAAAATTAAGAAATAGTATATACGATATCTTGACCTTAAGATCTAAAATTTCATCCTCGCACTTGCCGTAATTCCCAAATCATCAAACTGCTCATCTAAATATTTATAATACCCCACTATTCCAATCATAGCAGCATTATCCATGGTATATTCAAATTTCGGAATATAGGTGGTCCAATTATATTTGTTTTCAGCTTCCTTTAAAACTTTTCGTATTTCAGAATTTGCAGAAACTCCTCCAGCAATGGCAATATGTTTAATACCTGTCTGTTTTACGGCTTTTTTCAATTTATTCATTAGTATAGTCGAAATGGTAAATTGTATAGAAGCACAGATATCATTTAGGTTTTCTTCAATGAAATTAGAGTTTTCTTTGACTTGTTTTTGAATAAAATAAAGAATAGCAGTTTTTAATCCACTAAAACTAAAATCGAGTGGATTCTTAGTTTTTGGTTTTGTAAAAATATAAGCATTCGGATTTCCTAATTGTGCATGTTTGTCTACCAATGGACCGCCAGGATAAGGCAAGCCTAAAATTTTAGCAGATTTATCGAAAGCTTCACCAACGGCATCATCAATGGTTTCTCCAATAACTTCCATCGTAAAATGATCAGTTATTTTTACAATTTGTGTGTGCCCTCCACTTATGGTTAAACATAAAAAGGGAAAAGGTGGTTTTTGTTGATTCTCATCATTTATAAAATGAGCCAAAATATGAGCTTGCATATGGTTGACACCAATAAGTGGTATGTCTAAGGCTAAAGCCATGGATTTGGCAAAAGAACTGCCCACTAATAAAGATCCCATTAAACCTGGGCCTTTTGTAAATGCGATAGCATTTAATTGTTTTTTATCAATTCCAGCTTGCTTTAGTGCCTGAGCAACAACAGGTACAATATTTTGCTGATGTGCTCTTGAGGCCAATTCAGGAACCACACCACCATATTGCGAATGAATTTCTTGATTAGCCACAACATTACACAATACTTTGTCGTTGTGTAAGATAGCCACCCCTGTGTCATCGCAAGATGATTCTATAGCTAAAATATATGTTGAATTATTTGTTTTCAAGTTTAACCTTATTATTTTTATTTATACTCCTTAATTATAGTAAGAGCGTATGCTATTTTACGTCTGAACCTCATGAGTTTTGTAACTAAATACATAATATGAATATTTAAGACAAATTTATGTATTTAAGGCATAAAATTTGTACCTGTAAATTGTGTAATTTTAGCACGGTAAATTTATAACAATTAAAACTATCAAAAGAGCAAAAAAAATAATTGTAAGAACACTATTAATTTTATTATTATTAGTGGTCGTATCTGTTGTTCTACTTTCGCTACCTATAGTTCAAACTAAACTTGCCAAAATTGTTACCAACAGTTTAAATAAAACCTATAACACCAATATTGTTGTTCAAAAAGTAGATTTATCTTATTTGGGCAATGTTAAATTAAAAGGAGTTCAAATTGACGATCATCATAATGATACTTTAATTTATGTAAATGAAATTTCTACATCAGTTTTTAGTTATAAAAATATTTTAGATAATAAACTTGAATTTGGTGAAGTTGATGTTTCAGGCCTTTATATGCATATGAAGACCTATAATGGTGAAGAACAAGATAACTTATCTGTTTTTATTGATAAGTTTGATAGTAAGGATTCAAAACCATCAACAACCCCCTTTTTATTAACTTCTTCCAAGTTAAATATTGACAATGCTAATTTTTATTTATTTGATAAAAATAAGCAGGAAGATGCGATTGTGTATTATAAGAATATAATAGGGATTGTAGATGATTTTAAAATTGAAGGACCAAAAGTTTATGCAAACGTAAGGAGGGTTTCTCTGGTAGAAAATCATGGTATTGAAGTTAAACAATTGACTTCAAATTTTATTTATACCAAAACTAAAATGACGTTTGACACTACCTATTTGGAAACAAAGAACTCTAACGTAAGTGCAGATTTTACTTTTAACTATAATCGGGAAGATTTAGCAGATTTTAATAATAGGGTACAAATCGATGCTGTAGTTACGAAAGCGGAAGTATCACTAATTGATTTGAATAAGTTTTATAGTGAAATAGGATTAAATGATAAGGTCAATTTTACTACTAATTTAAAAGGAACTTTAAACGATTTTAAACTGACAAGCTTTGAATTAGAGTCAAATAGAAAGTCCATAATTAATGGACATTTTCATTTTAAAAATGCGATAAATAAAGAAAATGGTTTTTCATTAACTGCTAATATCAATGAGCTTACATCGAACTATGAAAATTTAAAGATAATATTACCTAATCTTTTAGGTGAAAATTTACCACCAGCAGTGGGTAAATTAGGTAGGTTTAGTGTAACTGGTCAATCATTCATAACTACTACCTTAATGAATGCTGATGTTATTGTTAAAACAGATTTGGGTAAAATTATTACCAATTTAAAAATGACAGATATCAATGACATAAATAATGCTAAATATATTGGTGAAATTGAATTTGTAGATTTAGAATTTGGTAAAATAATACAAGATAGTCTTGTAGGTAAATTATCATTAATTGCAGATATAAAAGGCAAAGGCTTTACCTTAGATCATATTAATACTTCCATAAATGGTAATATTTTTAAACATCAATATAAGGGGTATACCTATAATGATATTGATATTAATGGAGTGTTTAAAAACAAACATTTTAATGGAAGTTTAGTTTCTAAAGATGAAAATTTACAAATGAGTTTTACAGGTTTGGCAGATTTATCCAAAAAAGTATATGATTTTGATTTTGTTGCAGATGTGGAGTATTCAGATTTTAATAAACTCAATCTATTTAAAAGAGATTCCATGGCAATCCTTAAGGGAAAAATAGATATAAAATTGCGAGGAAATTCTTTAGACAATATTGCGGGTGAAATAAACTTTTCTAATGCTTCCTATACCAATCAAAACGATAATTACTTTTTTACTGACTTTAAAGTTGCGTCAGAATTTCAGGATAGTATAAGGGTTGTAACTATTAACTCCACTGATATTATAGAAGGTAAAATAAAAGGGATCTTTAAGTATAATGAAATAGGAAAACTAGCAACAAATTCATTTGCTGGTATTTATGCTAATTATACACCTGCTGTTGTAACAAAAGGGCAATTTATCGATTTCAATTTTAAAATTTATAATAAGATTGTTGATGTATTCTTTCCAGAGGTGAAAATAGGGGCTAATTCAACTATTAAAGGGGTAATTAGTTCTGATTCTGACCAATTTGAACTGACAGTGAAATCACCACACATCGATGCCTATGACAATCTTATTGAAAACATTAGATTACAAATTGATAATAAAAATCCAATTTATAACACGCTATTAAGTGTCGATGAAATCAAAACTAAATATTATAATGTTGCAGATGTAAACTTGGTAAATGTAACTTTGAATGACACACTATTTTTTAGAACAGATTTTGTTGGTGGTAAAGATTTAAAGGAAAAGTATGATCTAAGTTTTTATCATACAATTAATGAGAATAATAAATCGGTTGTAGGTTTAAAAAAATCAAATATTGTTTTTAAAGAAAACAACTGGGCCATAAACCCAACGAACAATAATCAAAATAAAATTGTATTTGACAAGGGGTTTAACACCTTTGCTTTCGATAAGTTTACGGTTTCTCATGAAGATCAAATTATTGATATGGCCGGTATTATTAATGGCAAAAGCAATAAAGACCTTACGTTGAATTTAAAAAATGTAGATTTAAATGGCATAACGCCATATATTGATGGCTTTGTGATGAAAGGCTTAGTGAATGGAAAAGTTAATTACAAACAAATGAACGGAGAGTCTTTTCCGTTGGCCAATGTTTCCATTAATGACTTTTATATAAATGATATAAAGCAAGGTAATCTTTTTATAACCGCACAAGGAGACAACTCCATTGATCAATATCATGTTGCAGCAAGATTAACAAATGACCGATTTGATGTTTTTGTTGCCGATGGTGAAATTGATTTTTCAGTAGAACAACCTACAATTCTTGCCAATTATAATTTTTACGAGTTTAACATAAATTCTTTTAGCGATTTAGGGAAAGATGTACTAACCAATATAAGAGGTAAGATAAAAGGAAATGGAACCGTTTCTGGGTTACTTGAGAATCCTGATTTTAATGGGACACTAACCTTAGATAACGCGGGTCTAAAAATACCCTATTTAAATGTTGATTTTGATATTGCTAATAATTCTAAAGTAGAATTAAGTAACAGAACATTTAAATTTTTACCAACAACAATTACCGATATAGATAAGAATACTACCGGTAGTTTATACGGCAGTATCATTCATTATAAGTTCAAAAAATGGTATTTAAATTTAAATATTGATACTGATAATTTATTGGTTTTAAATACTGTTGAAGACGAAGATGTACAATATTACGGAACAGCCTTTATGGATGGAACAGCTAGTATTAAAGGGTATACAGATCAATTAACGATTAATGTAGAAGGAGCAACGATGCCTGGTACCGAGTTTATTGTTCCGCTAAGCGATGTTTCTACTATTGGAGATTCGGGTTTAATTAATTTTGTAACCTTAGCAGAAAACGGGGTAGATAAAAACAAACGTGAAGAAGTCATTTTTGATAAACTAAAAGGATTAAACCTAAATTTTGATTTAGAAGTTAGAGATAATGCTATTGCAGAGATTGTTATTGACAAAAATACTGGTAGTATTTTAAGGGGTAGTGGAAATGGCTATATGGGAATTGAAATAAATACAAATGGTAAATTTGTTATCAATGGTGTTTATGTAATTACAAATGGTATTTATGAATTTAGAAATATTGTAAATAAAGACTTTATAGTACAACCTGGTGGACAAGTTATTTGGAATGGAAATCCATTTGATGCTTTTTTGAACATAAAAGGAATCTATAAAACAAAGGCAAATCCTTCTGTTTTATTAGATAATATAGACCAAAGTTCTAACAGGAAAATAGATGTGAATCTGATAGCGAAAATAACAGGGCAACTGTTAAACTCGGATATAGATTTTGATATAGAACTGGTAAATCAAAATTCAAGTATTAATTCAGAATTAGATTTTAAACTAAGTAATGAAGATGCAAAAATGACCCAATTTTTCTCTTTATTAATGGCTAATTCTTTTATGCCTTTAAGTGATGGTAATTTAAATTTTGATGGAAATGCAGCTTTAACTGGTAATTTGTCAGAGAAAATAGCGAAGGTACTTTCAGGTATTTTAAAGTCAAAAGGAGACAAGTTTGAATTGGGAGTAACTTATGATATTGCAAGTAAAAATGATGTAAGGTCATACGATTTAAGTGATCAATTAGGGGTTTCTTTTTCAAGTACAATTGCAGATAGGCTTATTGTTAACGGTAAAGTTGGGGTGCCTGTGAGTACGAATACCCAACAGAATAATATTGTAGGTGAGGTTGAGGTAGAACTTCCTTTAAATGAGGAAGGGACCTTAAGAGCAAAAGCATACACAAGACAAAACGATATTGAGTATGATGTTACTGATGTAGAAGGTTATACACATGGTATTGGTTTATCATGGCGAGTAGATTATGACAATACAAAAGAATTGGTTGATAAGTTACTTCAAAGAAGTGATAGAGGTAAGCAAAAGAAAAAAGTTAAAGATAGTTTAAAAGCCGAAAAGAAATTAATCAATATAGGGGCAAGAAAAAAAGATTCTATTCCCAGTAAAGTTAAAAATTAAATGACTTTTCCGTTAGTGCCATAAATTACACGTATTTAGTGATTTAAATAAAATGTGAGGCCGTAGGTGTTACAACTTCTAACGATAACGATTTCGTATAAATCTTCTAAAAAGTCGATAAATTACCTTAATTATTCTTAGTTTTACACTGCTTTAAAACAAGAGTAAAAAATGAAAGGAAATATAAAAAAAATAGGTGTAATGACGTCTGGAGGCGATGCCCCAGGAATGAATGCGGCCATTAGAGCTGTAGCGAGAGCCTGTTCTTATTATAATATTGAATGTGTTGGTTTCTATAGAGGATACCAAGGCATGATTGAGGGTGATTTCGTAGAACTCACAGCAAGAAGTGTAAAAAATATTATTAGTAAAGGAGGTACAATTCTGAAATCGGCTCGTTCTACAGAGTTTAGAACAAAAGAAGGAAGAGCAAAAGCTTACGAACAAGTAAAAAAAGCAAAAGTAGATGCTTTAATACTTATAGGTGGTGATGGTACTTTTAATGGAGGTATTGTGTTTGGAAAAGAATTTGGTATTCCATTTATCGGTATTCCTGGAACTATCGATAATGATATCGCAGGTACGACATCAACAATAGGATATGATACAGCATTAAATACAGTCGTAGAGTGTATTGATAAGATTAGAGATACTGCTAGTTCACATAACAGACTGTTTTTTGTTGAAGTTATGGGGCGTGATGCAGGTTTTATTGCTTTAAATGCAGGTGTTGGAGCAGGAGCTGAAGAAATTTTGTTACCAGAAGAAGATTTAGGATTAGATAGATTATTAGAATCGTTGAAGAAAAGTAAAAGCAGAGGAAAATCTTCGAGCATTGTAGTAGTTTCTGAAGGAGACAAAACAGGTAAAAATGTATTTGAATTGGCAGAATATGTTACTAAAAACTTACCAGAATATGAAGCGAGAGTTTCTGTTTTAGGTCACATGCAACGTGGTGGAAGTCCAACATGTTTTGATAGAGTTTTAGCTAGTAA
The nucleotide sequence above comes from Aureibaculum algae. Encoded proteins:
- a CDS encoding aminotransferase class I/II-fold pyridoxal phosphate-dependent enzyme gives rise to the protein MKDLFERIINDKGPLGKWAEQAEGYYVFPKLEGPISNRMGFNGKKVITWSINDYLGLANHPEVIKADAAAAAEHGMAYPMGARMMSGHTQFHEQLEQECAKFVHKEAAYLVNFGYQGMVSAIDALVTKHDVIVYDMDTHACIIDGVRLHAGKRFVYKHNDVESLEKNLKRATKMATENGGGILVISEGVFGMRGEQGKLKEIVALKEKYNFRFLVDDAHGFGTLGEGGRGAGVEQGVQDGIDVYFATFAKSMAGIGAFFAADKDIIQYLKYNMRSQMFAKSLPMVMVKGALKRLDMLRTMPELKEKLWENVNALQSGLKENGFDIGNTNTCVTPVFLEGDIPEAMAMVNDLRENHGIFCSIVVYPVIPKGMILLRMIPTAAHTLDDVKATIIAFSEIRDKLKQGVYKKIAEAMLG
- a CDS encoding TfoX/Sxy family protein, giving the protein MAYDEHLGERINEILKTKNVSFNSKKMMGGLIFMVNEKMTCGIHIDKKYGDSLLMAKIGMEAYEEEIKKEVCLPMDFTGRPMKGYIFITPSGFDLDADLEYWIDKALDFNKIKK
- the tsaD gene encoding tRNA (adenosine(37)-N6)-threonylcarbamoyltransferase complex transferase subunit TsaD, whose protein sequence is MKTNNSTYILAIESSCDDTGVAILHNDKVLCNVVANQEIHSQYGGVVPELASRAHQQNIVPVVAQALKQAGIDKKQLNAIAFTKGPGLMGSLLVGSSFAKSMALALDIPLIGVNHMQAHILAHFINDENQQKPPFPFLCLTISGGHTQIVKITDHFTMEVIGETIDDAVGEAFDKSAKILGLPYPGGPLVDKHAQLGNPNAYIFTKPKTKNPLDFSFSGLKTAILYFIQKQVKENSNFIEENLNDICASIQFTISTILMNKLKKAVKQTGIKHIAIAGGVSANSEIRKVLKEAENKYNWTTYIPKFEYTMDNAAMIGIVGYYKYLDEQFDDLGITASARMKF
- a CDS encoding translocation/assembly module TamB domain-containing protein — translated: MVVSVVLLSLPIVQTKLAKIVTNSLNKTYNTNIVVQKVDLSYLGNVKLKGVQIDDHHNDTLIYVNEISTSVFSYKNILDNKLEFGEVDVSGLYMHMKTYNGEEQDNLSVFIDKFDSKDSKPSTTPFLLTSSKLNIDNANFYLFDKNKQEDAIVYYKNIIGIVDDFKIEGPKVYANVRRVSLVENHGIEVKQLTSNFIYTKTKMTFDTTYLETKNSNVSADFTFNYNREDLADFNNRVQIDAVVTKAEVSLIDLNKFYSEIGLNDKVNFTTNLKGTLNDFKLTSFELESNRKSIINGHFHFKNAINKENGFSLTANINELTSNYENLKIILPNLLGENLPPAVGKLGRFSVTGQSFITTTLMNADVIVKTDLGKIITNLKMTDINDINNAKYIGEIEFVDLEFGKIIQDSLVGKLSLIADIKGKGFTLDHINTSINGNIFKHQYKGYTYNDIDINGVFKNKHFNGSLVSKDENLQMSFTGLADLSKKVYDFDFVADVEYSDFNKLNLFKRDSMAILKGKIDIKLRGNSLDNIAGEINFSNASYTNQNDNYFFTDFKVASEFQDSIRVVTINSTDIIEGKIKGIFKYNEIGKLATNSFAGIYANYTPAVVTKGQFIDFNFKIYNKIVDVFFPEVKIGANSTIKGVISSDSDQFELTVKSPHIDAYDNLIENIRLQIDNKNPIYNTLLSVDEIKTKYYNVADVNLVNVTLNDTLFFRTDFVGGKDLKEKYDLSFYHTINENNKSVVGLKKSNIVFKENNWAINPTNNNQNKIVFDKGFNTFAFDKFTVSHEDQIIDMAGIINGKSNKDLTLNLKNVDLNGITPYIDGFVMKGLVNGKVNYKQMNGESFPLANVSINDFYINDIKQGNLFITAQGDNSIDQYHVAARLTNDRFDVFVADGEIDFSVEQPTILANYNFYEFNINSFSDLGKDVLTNIRGKIKGNGTVSGLLENPDFNGTLTLDNAGLKIPYLNVDFDIANNSKVELSNRTFKFLPTTITDIDKNTTGSLYGSIIHYKFKKWYLNLNIDTDNLLVLNTVEDEDVQYYGTAFMDGTASIKGYTDQLTINVEGATMPGTEFIVPLSDVSTIGDSGLINFVTLAENGVDKNKREEVIFDKLKGLNLNFDLEVRDNAIAEIVIDKNTGSILRGSGNGYMGIEINTNGKFVINGVYVITNGIYEFRNIVNKDFIVQPGGQVIWNGNPFDAFLNIKGIYKTKANPSVLLDNIDQSSNRKIDVNLIAKITGQLLNSDIDFDIELVNQNSSINSELDFKLSNEDAKMTQFFSLLMANSFMPLSDGNLNFDGNAALTGNLSEKIAKVLSGILKSKGDKFELGVTYDIASKNDVRSYDLSDQLGVSFSSTIADRLIVNGKVGVPVSTNTQQNNIVGEVEVELPLNEEGTLRAKAYTRQNDIEYDVTDVEGYTHGIGLSWRVDYDNTKELVDKLLQRSDRGKQKKKVKDSLKAEKKLINIGARKKDSIPSKVKN
- the pfkA gene encoding 6-phosphofructokinase translates to MKGNIKKIGVMTSGGDAPGMNAAIRAVARACSYYNIECVGFYRGYQGMIEGDFVELTARSVKNIISKGGTILKSARSTEFRTKEGRAKAYEQVKKAKVDALILIGGDGTFNGGIVFGKEFGIPFIGIPGTIDNDIAGTTSTIGYDTALNTVVECIDKIRDTASSHNRLFFVEVMGRDAGFIALNAGVGAGAEEILLPEEDLGLDRLLESLKKSKSRGKSSSIVVVSEGDKTGKNVFELAEYVTKNLPEYEARVSVLGHMQRGGSPTCFDRVLASKLGVKAVESLLDGQSNAMVGFLNNKIVTTDIEEAIISSHDINRELLRISDILSV